The Oncorhynchus tshawytscha isolate Ot180627B linkage group LG32, Otsh_v2.0, whole genome shotgun sequence genome includes a region encoding these proteins:
- the dpcd gene encoding protein DPCD, translated as MAVQSWTALLKASTKTALIHDGKRKIHYLFTDGKEMAEEYDLTTDELIVRKWRSKSTLKGQGPWEIEVGEPVPSTVACLESDVIKENCSNPVFMRKDTKTSFLWRVRNLPYPKEVYNISVEPDQRCCIIRTNNKKYYKKFNVPDLDRSQLPLDSSALNFTHANNTLIVSYKKPKEILTLEHELLREVKKLKGTNEGDVDCKTQ; from the exons ATGGCTGTGCAGAGCTGGACAGCTCTCCTAAAAGCATCCACGAAAACCGCTTTAATACACGATg GGAAAAGGAAGATACATTATCTCTTTACAGATGGGAAAGAAATGGCAGAAGAATATGACTTGACAACAGATGAGCTCATTG TACGAAAGTGGCGTTCGAAAAGCACTTTGAAGGGACAGGGACCATGGGAGATAGAAGTTGGAGAGCCAGTCCCATCTACTGTAGCCTGTTTGGAATCAGATGTTATCAAGGAAAACTGTTCAAAC CCTGTATTTATGCGCAAAGACACAAAGACCAGTTTCCTGTGGAGAGTCCGGAACCTTCCGTACCCCAAAGAGGTCTACAACATTTCAGTGGAGCCTGATCAACGATGCTGCATCATACGAACAAATAACAAAAA GTACTACAAGAAGTTTAATGTTCCTGATCTGGACCGAAGCCAGCTACCATTGGATAGTTCCGCGCTCAACTTCACCCACGCCAATAACACGTTAATTGTCAGT TACAAGAAGCCCAAGGAGATATTAACCCTTGAGCACGAGCTACTCCGGGAGGTGAAGAAACTGAAGGGAACCAATGAAGGGGACGTCGACTGCAAAACACAATGA